A stretch of Castanea sativa cultivar Marrone di Chiusa Pesio chromosome 2, ASM4071231v1 DNA encodes these proteins:
- the LOC142624918 gene encoding uncharacterized protein LOC142624918 has protein sequence MVLVESSHDTQPSNKRLKYTREPIAFDDDDLEGTTQPDDDALVVTSRISGFIVKRVLVDQGSGTEVMYLDLFRGLGLKNEDFSKYDTPLVGFDGRMVVPEGQISLPGNMEGKEVMVTFMVVNSFSSYMEILGRP, from the coding sequence ATGGTCTTAGTGGAGAGTAGTCACGACACGCAGCCATCCAATAAGAGGTTGAAGTATACTCGGGAGCCCATTGcctttgatgatgatgatctaGAGGGAACGACCCAACCAGATGATGACGCATTAGTGGTAACATCCCGAATAAGTGGTTTCATAGTGAAAAGGGTGTTAGTAGACCAAGGAAGTGGCACTGAAGTGATGTATCTTGATCTGTTTAGGGGGCTTGGTTTGAAGAATGAAGATTTTTCTAAGTACGATACACCCTTGGTTGGGTTTGATGGTCGGATGGTGGTCCCCGAGGGGCAGATTTCGCTCCCCGGGAACATGGAAGGCAAAGAAGTGATGGTGACCTTTATGGTGGTCAATTCATTCTCATCATATATGGAAATACTTGGAAGACCATGA